One part of the Glycine soja cultivar W05 chromosome 11, ASM419377v2, whole genome shotgun sequence genome encodes these proteins:
- the LOC114373125 gene encoding uncharacterized protein LOC114373125, with protein MSNKKSTEFAIKNLEVQVGQLAKQLAERSSNSFTENIEKNPKEECKVVMTRSKMAIQVEESRADQKVEGVKQQLADELALEPVDDLVKLEEIVEEAEEKKKEATPIECKEVPYPLVPSQKDKERHLARFLDIFKKLEITLPFGEALQQMLLYAKLLKDMLTKKNWYIHSDRIVVEGNCSAMIQRILPPKHKDLGVVTIPCSIGEVPIGKALIDLGASINLMPLSMCRRLGEIEIMPTHMTLQLADRSIKRPYGVIEDVLVKVKHLIFPAYFVVIDIEEDADIPLILGRTFMSTTSCMVDMGKKILQMGIEDQL; from the exons ATGTCTAACAAAAAAAGCACGGAGTTTGCAATTAAGAATCTGGAAGTCCAGGTGGGCCAGCTTGCAAAGCAATTAGCTGAAAGATCATCAAACAGCTTTACAGAAAACATAGAGAAAAATCCTAAAGAAGAGTGCAAAGTtgtgatgactagaagcaaAATGGCAATCCAAGTGGAGGAAAGTAGAGCTGATCAGAAGGTGGAGGGAGTTAAACAACAGCTGGCTGATGAACTGGCGCTAGAACCGGTTGATGATTTAGTTAaacttgaagaaattgttgaggaagcAGAAG aaaagaagaaagaggctaCTCCTATTGAATGCAAGGAGGTACCTTATCCATTGGTACCTTCCCAGAAAGATAAAGAGCGACATTTGGctagatttcttgatatcttcaagaaactggaaattactttGCCATTTGGAGAAGCACTTCAGCAAATGCTCCTGTATGCCAAATTATTAAAGGATATGCTAACTAAGAAGAACTggtacatccatagtgacaGAATTGTTGTGGAAGGTAATTGTAGTGCTATGATTCAACGCAttcttccacccaagcacaaaGATCTTGGAGTTGTCACGATACCGTGTTCTATTGGTGAGGTTCCTATAGgcaaagctctcatagacttgggagctagtatcaatttaatgcctctTTCCATGTGCCGACgacttggagagatagagataatgccTACACACATGACCCTCCAGTTAGCTGACCGATCCATCAAAAGGCCatatggagtcattgaagatgttttggtgaaggttaAACACCTTATATTTCCAGCTTATTTTGTTGTCATAGATATAGAAGAGGATGCTGacattcctctcattcttggccGGACATTCATGTCTACTACAAGCTGCATGGTGGACATGGGAAAGAAGATACTGCAGATGGGCATAGAAGATCAACTTTGA
- the LOC114373126 gene encoding uncharacterized protein LOC114373126, whose translation MPLYAKFLKDMLTKKNQYIHSDTIFVEGNCSVVIQRILPPKQKDPRSVTILCSIGKVAVGKALIDLGASINLMPLSMCQRLGELEIMPTCMTLQLDDRFITRPYGVIEDVLVKVKHLIFPADFVVMDIEEDFDIPLILGCPFMSTASCVVDMGKKMLQMGIEDQKINFDLFHEDKDPLNQNVYLKVHVMDERRPEKKVLEMGTLLELG comes from the coding sequence atgcccctctatgccAAGTTCTTGAAAGATATGCTAACCAAGAAGAACCAGTACATTCATAGTGACACAATTTTTGTGGAGGGCAACTGTAGCGTGGTTATTCAACgcatccttccacccaagcaaaAGGATCCTAGAAGTGTCACGATACTGTGTTCTATCGGCAAGGTTGCTGTGGGCAAAGCTCTCATAGATTTGGGAGCTAGTATTAATttaatgcctctctccatgtgcCAGCGACTTGGAGAGTTAGAGATAATGCCCACATGCATGACCCTCCAGTTAGATGATCGCTTTATCACACGGCcatatggagtgattgaagatgttttggtgaaggttaAGCATTTGATTTTTCCAGCTGATTTTGTTGTAATGGATATTGAAGAGGATTTTGATATTCCTCTTATTCTTGGATGCCCATTCATGTCTACCGCAAGCTGCGTGGTTGACATGGGTAAGAAGATGCTGCAAATGGGCATAGAAGATCAGAAAATCAACTTTGATTTATTCCATGAGGATAAAGATCCGCTTAACCAAAATGTCTATTTGAAGGTGCATGTGATGGATGAAAGGAGACCTGAAAAGAAGGTTTTGGAAATGGGAACCTTATTGGAACTAGGATAA